AAACCGAGTTAGCGAAATCATTAGCTGCTTACTTCTTCGGTTCCGAAGAAGCGATGATCCGCTTAGATATGTCCGAATACATGGAGCGTCACACCGTCAGCAAACTGATTGGTTCCCCTCCAGGTTATGTTGGCTATAACGAAGGTGGTCAGCTGACCGAAGCCGTGCGGCGGCGTCCTTACACCGTGGTGTTGTTCGACGAAATCGAAAAAGCACACCCCGATGTCTTCAACATGTTGCTGCAAATTTTGGAAGACGGTCGGTTAACTGATGCCAAAGGTCGCACGGTAGACTTCAAGAACACCTTGCTGATTTTAACTTCCAATATTGGTTCTAAGGTAATTGAAAAAGGCGGTAGCGGTATCGGCTTTGAATTCTCCGAAGATGCCAGCGAGTCAACTTACAACCGGATTCGCTCTTTGGTGAACGAAGAACTCAAGCAGTACTTCCGTCCAGAGTTCCTCAACCGACTCGATGAAATTATCGTCTTCCGTCAGTTGAACAAGCCGGAAGTGACCCAAATCGCCGAAATTATGCTCAAGGAAGTATTTGGTCGTCTGACGGAAAAGGGTATCACCTTAGAAGTCACAGACCGCTTCAAGGATCGTTTGATCCAAGAAGGTTACAGTCCCAGCTACGGCGCGAGGCCATTACGTCGGGCAATTATGCGCCTGTTAGAAGATAGTTTAGCAGAAGAGATTCTGTCTGGTCGCATTAAAGATGGCGATACTGCCGTTGTTGATGTGGATGAAAATGGCATTGTCCAAGTTAGTTCTCAACAGCGCCGGGAATTGTTACCCCAAGGTGTTGAGTAAGATTTAGGGTTTGGGATTTTTAGATTAAATCCCAAATTAAAAAACGGTAGAGTATTAATTGCTCTACCGTTTTTTTGTTTGAATATGTCTAATGCTCCCGACGAATACCGCGTTATTCCCCCACAAGATCCAATGAAGAATAACTGGGAATTTATGGAAGTATGGATAGATCCAAGTCATTCCCCTCCATATATTCTTTTATTGCTTTGCCACAGTGAAGATAACTGTCAGATTTATGATCCGGCAGAGGGTTATAAAGTTGTCTTTTCCACTAATAACTATGATGAAGCCAAGTTATATTTACTAGAAGATGAGTTTGAATCAGTTCAAGGTAGGGTGTTAGCTGCGGAATTATAGCGGTTCTCAGTTGGGTGCAATACGCCCGATTATTGGGGAGTCAGAAGCCAGAATTCAGGAGAACTTTATATTCTGACTCCTGACTCCAAGCTGTAGATGTATTTTAGTCATCTGAAAATCGCTATAGTCTGAAATTGATTCATTTTTCAGAGAAAGACGTAGACGTAGGTTGGGTGGAGCGGAGCGCAACCCAACATATATATCAGGATGTTGGGTTACGCAAAGCCTCCACCCAACCTACAATTTTTTTGCAACATTTTAGCCAAGAGGGTCCACTACAAGACTACCGATATTTTTTCAGAAATCAAATATGATTCCTATATTCATTAACTGCTTCAAATCCCAATCTATAGCGGAAACGCTTTCATTTTGTTAGGGCTTGAGACTCAAAGTTATATTTGACCGACAATCTTCTTTGTGACCAATTGCTCTTTTTAGGTTGAAGTTTACGCTGGAGTAATACCAAAAAATATTATATATTGGTATTATACAGGAGGAAATTGTATGCAAAAAAATACAAGTGTTACCTTGGGTGAGCATTTTGAAGCGTTTATCGCCAATCAAGTTGAAAGCGGTCGTTTTGCCAGTGCCAGTGAAGCGATTCGAGCGGGACTGCGCCTTTTAGAAGAGCGAGAAATAAAACTTGCCGCTTTACAACGAGCATTGACAGACGGTGAAAACAGCGGATTTGCTGACTATTCTCTCTCAGGATTGCTTGCAGAACTTGACCGTGAATAGCGCATGTCAGCATTTCGCCTTACTCAATTAGCTACTCAAGACTTGCTATCAATCGGTCGCTACACCCAAAAAACATGGGGAACTGAGCAGAGAAACCGTTATCTTGCTATCTTGGACGATTGCTTTCATCTCTTGGCACGAGAGCCACACAGAGGACGAACTTGTGATGATATTCGCTCAGGATATCGCAAGTACCACATCGGAAGACATTTGATCTTTTATCAGGAAACCAATGAAACTATCGATATTATTCGTATTTTGCATGATCGTATGGATGTGGAGTCTTATTTCAACGAAGACTAACCCAAAGACAACCTATTCCTTAACATGAACTGTAAACGCGAAAAAATAACAGCAAGGAGCAAGAACGTGCAAAGCATACTTTTAAGCCGCGAAGAAGTTGGACGACGCGCGAAAGAATTATACGAAAATAGCATTCGTCAACAAGTAGAACGAGAAGAAAACATCGGTAAAATGGTGATTATCAATATAGAAACAGGTGAATATGCAATTGATAAAACAGGCTTAGAATCGGCACGATATTTACGTCATAAAAACCCATTAGCTCGACTTTTTGGTATTCGCATTGGTTATAAAGTCGCTGTTTCCTTCAGTGGTGACATGGAGCGCGATTATCGGTGATTTCTGGTATTGTCAAGAACGGACGCGCAACAGTTAATATCATATTTCGACTTACAAATAAACCAGATTTTACTATTGAATTTGTTATCGATACAGGTTTTACAGAGTTTCTTTCTCTGCCTCCAACAGCAGTTACTCTACTGGGTTTACCTTTCGTGTATGAAATGTATGCAAATTTAGCTGACAATAGTAATGTAATCTTGCCAGTACATCAAGGTAACATTATTTGGAATGGAGAAGAACGGGAAGTGAATGTACTTGCGATAGGAAAGCGACCTTTACTAGGAACTGCTTTACTTGATGGGTATGAACTTGTCATATAGTTTATCGAGGGCGGTTTAGTAACAATTGATGAATTGTGAAGCAGATAAAAATCAATTTAAATACAAAACTTTAGCATTATAAAAAAAGCAATAATCACCTGAGTAGCAATCATAAACGATATTAAACCAGCGCAAAAAGCGATCGCACCATATAAAATAAATGCCCTTTTAAAAAAGTAACCAAACTCCCATTGCAAAATCTGGGGTACAATACCGCCTTACACTCTTTGAGATGATTATCCCGATTTGAGATATGCGTCTATTCCGAGAAAAAGAATGGTTATTTAGTCTACTGGTAATATCTCTAGTTTTATGGCTGATATGTTTGGGAAACTCCCCTTTACGAGATTGGGATGAAGGTACTGTGGCGCAGGTTGCCCGTGAAATTTGGCGTGCCCCACTTGGTTCAATGCATTGGCTTTACCCCACCTTGGAAGGTGAACCTTATCATAACAAGCCACCCCTGATGCACTTGCTAATTGCTTGGACTTACTCTATCGGAGGTGTGAATGAGTGGACAACACGCTTACCGGGTGCAGTGTTAACTGCCTTGGGAGTGCCTTTGCTTTACTTGGTGGGATGTTTACTTTTTAACCAAAGTCTACCATCTGTGTTTGCCGCTTTAGTTTACCTGACAATGTTGCCTGTAGTGCGTCATGGACGGCTAGCAATGCTAGATGGTGCAACTATTACCTTTTTCTTGCTGTTGTTGTTTTGTTTGCTAAAAGCACATCAGAATCGCCGTTATGCTTTAGGTGTGGGATTTTGTCTGGGGTTAATAACTCTTACTAAAGGAATGATGGTTTTGCCACTAGGAGCGATCGCTTGTTTATTTCTCATTGCAGATCGGCAGTTTGCTTTGTTAACCAGCCCCTATCTATTAGTGGGACTGTTTTTAGGAAATATACCTGCGATCGCTTGGTTCGTTGCTCAATGGCAACATTATGGCGAAAATTTCTTACAAGTTAATTTTCAAGCACAAACCTTTAATCGTCTTACACAATCTGTTGAAGGTCATACTGGCCCTCCCTGGTACTATTTAATTGAATTAATTAAGTATAGTTTCCCTTGGCTATTATTTTCACCGGGAGGCTTTTATCTAGCTTGGAAAAAACGTCATACTCCTTGGGGTTCCTTAATTATGATTGGCATAATTCTTTATTTAGGAACTATTTCTTTGATGAAAACTAAACTGCCGTGGTATGTCATGCCTATATATCCATTTTTAGCTTTGGCAATTGGTGCTAATTTGAGCGAAGTTTGGCATAAGGGTCATTTTAGAGTGCGAATTTGGACAATAGTCCTGGCTATTATTTCTCTTGCTGGTTTAGCAGGTTGTATTTACTTTCTGATGAAGAAAGAGCTTATTTTGATAGTTATGAGTATTGTTTTAGCAGTAAGTATGGGCATCGCAGCATGGCTAGTTAAACAGCGCGATCGCAACTTTATTCCAGTGTTATTTACAGGGATGTATTTAGTTTTAGCTTTGTTGGTAAGTTCGCAATCTTGGATTTGGGAATTAAAGGAAGCTTTTCCTGTTAAACCAGTAGCAGCATTAATTCGAGCAAATGTTTTACCAGGAACACAAATTTACACTTCTTTTGCTTATGAGCGTCCTAGTTTAGACTTTTACAGTGATTGCAAAGTAACTGCTGCAACTATGCCACTTTTACAAAAAATGTTATCTAATAAATCTTATTTGCTGTTAGACAATGGGGCTTTACAACAAATCAATTTAACTGGTAGTAAAATTCTCGGAGCAGCTAACGGATTTACGCTGATTACTAAAAATTAATTATATCAACTGATTTATTGTTTGTATTTACTAACCCACTTTTACAAAAACGGTATTCACACGGAAGAAAATACTCTAATCAGGGGAAAACGAACCGCAAAGGACGCAAAGGGCACAAAGAAATAATAGTTTTACAGAGTTTTTGCATAAGTCCTAATTATGTCATGCGGCTAGTTAACTAGCATTTTCTTAAGCTAGTTTTGATAGTTTGTAGTAAGCACTTTAGTGCTTAGAAAACAAGGACTGAAGTCCTTACTACAAACTAAAGGTAGTCAATTAAACTAGGGTTGGTATATTGGCAGGTTTAACTTGAGGTGTTGCAACCATCCGCATTCCGGCTGGTGCAGCTAATGTTAACCCACGGCGCACAGGATGCACAGGACGTTTATTCACCAGCGACACTTGAAATTCTGACAAAACAGTAGCCAAGATAATTTTCATTTCATACTGGGCAAATGCCATCCCAATACAGCGACGATTACCACCACCAAAGGGTAAATATTCATAGGGTGAATATTGTCTTTCTAAAAAGCGTTCTGGTTTGAATTGCTTAGATTGTGGATAAACTTCTTCTCGATGATGCGCTAAATAAATACTGGGGATTATTGCCGTTCCCTCTCGCAGTTCGTAGCCCATAATTGTAATTGGGGTTTTCACAATTCGCAGAAAAGCATTCATCGCAATTGGGTAAATTCGCAATGTTTCTTGGCAAACTGCTGTCAAGTAAGGCAATTTAGCCACACTACTTAAATCGGGGTTAACTCCAATGGTGTTGAGTTCCTGTTCCAACTTCTCCCGCACCTCTGGTAAATGGTCAATCCAGTAAAAAGCCCATGTCAGTGCAGAAGCGGTAGTTTCATGTCCTGCAACTAGCAGTGTCATTAACTCGTCGTGTAATTCTTCATCTGACATACCTTGACCATCGTCATAACGAGCAGCCATCATCAAACTTAGAATATCTTGGCGATTTTGAGCGACTTGGGCGCGACGTTCTCGAAGCAAAGTATAAATAAGTCGATCAATTTTTTGCCGTTGTTGCAGAATCCTACCCCACGGACTCCACGCACCGAAATCTTTTTGCATGAAGCGGAAAAAGAAGGCGCTGGACATTAAAGGCGAACTTATGAAGTCTAGTAAGTCACTTAGCGATCGCCTCAGTTCCTCAAAAAGTTCTCCCTCATCCAAACCAAATACAACCCGTAGAATAACACGCAAGGTAATTTCTTGCATCGACTCACGGATATTAAAAGGCTTGCCAATTTGCCATTCATGACTCACCTGTTGGGTTATTTCCTGGATATCCTCACCATAAGCCCGCATCCTTTCGCCATGAAAGGGGGGAGCTAATAGTTGCCGTTGGCGCTGGTGGCGATCGCCATCTGATAACATGAAGGAGCGATCGCCAAGTAAAAATCTTAATCCTATGTTCCCCCTGCCGACCTCAAAGTGGCTCGAATCAGCAGTAAAAATCTGCTCCAGCGCTTGGGGTTGACTAAAATACACAAGATGGTTATCGCTACGACTGTTCCTGATCGTGAAAGTATCACCATAGATTTTGGCAAAATCATCGACATATTTCACTGGCTGACCAATAAACTTGATCATCCTCAACCAGCGCGGCATTTGAGGCCCATCAGGCAGATTGTAAGTTGTTGTCATAGTAGTTTGTAGATTTAATGGCTTCTGAATTTTATTGTTACGAGTTTTCATGTTATTTAGGGACACACAAAGCGCTATATTCATCTAGTGGGGAGTAGGGAGTAGGGAGTGGGCAATAGAAAGTGAGAAAAGAAAAGGATAATAACTAATCACTCCTAATAATTAATTCAGTACTCAAAACTCTTTCAAGTCAGCCCACGATCAAAAAATCTCACAACCAAACATGAAAAAGATTTCTTCCCCACTCCCCACTCCCCACTCTCCACTCCCTAATCCTTGCTAAAGCAGTGCCAAAAATCATCGCTATTCTCAACGGTAAAGGAGGAGTCGGTAAAACGACTACCGCAGTCAATCTGGCTGCAAACTTTGCGAAGAAAAAAAAGGTGTTACTGATTGATGCAGATATTCAAGGTTCTGCCAGTTGGTGGTTTGGGCGCAGTCAGCAGGGAATGGGATTTGATTTATCTCAAGAGACAGATCCCACACTTTTAAGTAATTTAGGAAAGATAACAGGTTACGATTTAGTAGTGGTGGATACACCTCCCGCGCTGCGCTCTGAAGCATTAGTGGCGGTAGTTGCGATCGCAGATTATCTAGTTTTGCCTACACCCCCATCCGCAATGGATTTAGCTATCCTAGTGGAAACAGTCAAGGAAGTCGTTATCCCTGTGGGAACCCCTCATCGGGTACTGCTTACCAAAGTCGATACGCGCAGTATCGGGGAAGCACTAGAAGCAAAAAACACTCTAGGTCGGCTAGGTATTCCGGCTTTTAATACCTTTATCCGTGCCTATAAAGCTCACGAACGAGCAGCACTTGAGGGTGTAGCAATCGTTCAATGGCGAGGAAGCAATGCACGAGAGGCGGAGTTAGACTACCGTCGTGCGGCTGATGAATTACAGCGTGATTGGAGAAAATAATAATGGCTAGGAAACAAAGTCTCTCTGACTTATTACAAGAAGAGGCGCAAAAATTTACACCCCCAGAAGGAGAATCTGCGATCGAAGTTACAGCAGAAGCAATTGCTGAAGAACAAGCTTCATCTGATGAAGAATCATCAGCACAAACACCTGAGCCAAATTCTACTAGGCGTACAAGTCCTACTAAAGCTGATTTAGAAGCAACTGTCAAAGAATTGACAACAAATCTCGAAAAAAGCCACGAAAAGGAAGCATCTCTAGGGCAAGAAATTGCTGATTTGCAATCAAAACTATCTAAACAAAAAACATTAGCCTCGGAACAAAAATTATTAGCGGAACAGTTAACAAAAGACCTTGAGGAAACCAAGAAAACAGCGCTGCAACTAGCAGAAGCTAATTCCCAGCTTATAGAAGAAATTAATGCTTTAAAACAAACAGCAGAAGATAATTCTAAAAAACTTGTTGTCAAAGAAACTACTGCTATCAAACCAGTAAAAGACCATTACAATCCACTGAACTATAAAAAATCACATCGTTCATCGGAAACATTAGCTCAAAATCAACCACAAAATCAACCAAACGAGTATCCTGATAGCTCTAATGAGATGTGGTTACTTGACTAGAGTCAGACAACTTGTCGGGACGGGGTTGGTTTGCGTAGGGGCAATTCATGAATTGCCCCTACG
This genomic interval from Nostoc sp. KVJ3 contains the following:
- a CDS encoding type II toxin-antitoxin system ParD family antitoxin, translated to MQKNTSVTLGEHFEAFIANQVESGRFASASEAIRAGLRLLEEREIKLAALQRALTDGENSGFADYSLSGLLAELDRE
- a CDS encoding type II toxin-antitoxin system RelE/ParE family toxin, whose translation is MSAFRLTQLATQDLLSIGRYTQKTWGTEQRNRYLAILDDCFHLLAREPHRGRTCDDIRSGYRKYHIGRHLIFYQETNETIDIIRILHDRMDVESYFNED
- a CDS encoding clan AA aspartic protease yields the protein MISGIVKNGRATVNIIFRLTNKPDFTIEFVIDTGFTEFLSLPPTAVTLLGLPFVYEMYANLADNSNVILPVHQGNIIWNGEEREVNVLAIGKRPLLGTALLDGYELVI
- a CDS encoding ArnT family glycosyltransferase, encoding MRLFREKEWLFSLLVISLVLWLICLGNSPLRDWDEGTVAQVAREIWRAPLGSMHWLYPTLEGEPYHNKPPLMHLLIAWTYSIGGVNEWTTRLPGAVLTALGVPLLYLVGCLLFNQSLPSVFAALVYLTMLPVVRHGRLAMLDGATITFFLLLLFCLLKAHQNRRYALGVGFCLGLITLTKGMMVLPLGAIACLFLIADRQFALLTSPYLLVGLFLGNIPAIAWFVAQWQHYGENFLQVNFQAQTFNRLTQSVEGHTGPPWYYLIELIKYSFPWLLFSPGGFYLAWKKRHTPWGSLIMIGIILYLGTISLMKTKLPWYVMPIYPFLALAIGANLSEVWHKGHFRVRIWTIVLAIISLAGLAGCIYFLMKKELILIVMSIVLAVSMGIAAWLVKQRDRNFIPVLFTGMYLVLALLVSSQSWIWELKEAFPVKPVAALIRANVLPGTQIYTSFAYERPSLDFYSDCKVTAATMPLLQKMLSNKSYLLLDNGALQQINLTGSKILGAANGFTLITKN
- a CDS encoding cytochrome P450, which codes for MTTTYNLPDGPQMPRWLRMIKFIGQPVKYVDDFAKIYGDTFTIRNSRSDNHLVYFSQPQALEQIFTADSSHFEVGRGNIGLRFLLGDRSFMLSDGDRHQRQRQLLAPPFHGERMRAYGEDIQEITQQVSHEWQIGKPFNIRESMQEITLRVILRVVFGLDEGELFEELRRSLSDLLDFISSPLMSSAFFFRFMQKDFGAWSPWGRILQQRQKIDRLIYTLLRERRAQVAQNRQDILSLMMAARYDDGQGMSDEELHDELMTLLVAGHETTASALTWAFYWIDHLPEVREKLEQELNTIGVNPDLSSVAKLPYLTAVCQETLRIYPIAMNAFLRIVKTPITIMGYELREGTAIIPSIYLAHHREEVYPQSKQFKPERFLERQYSPYEYLPFGGGNRRCIGMAFAQYEMKIILATVLSEFQVSLVNKRPVHPVRRGLTLAAPAGMRMVATPQVKPANIPTLV
- a CDS encoding ParA family protein — encoded protein: MPKIIAILNGKGGVGKTTTAVNLAANFAKKKKVLLIDADIQGSASWWFGRSQQGMGFDLSQETDPTLLSNLGKITGYDLVVVDTPPALRSEALVAVVAIADYLVLPTPPSAMDLAILVETVKEVVIPVGTPHRVLLTKVDTRSIGEALEAKNTLGRLGIPAFNTFIRAYKAHERAALEGVAIVQWRGSNAREAELDYRRAADELQRDWRK